The genomic region GTGCTGTCCTGTCAATCTTCAAAACATGGAGCCTTTCTATCTTCTCCCCGGGCCGACTGGCTTGACGAACGGTTGGAATGGGCAAGAGCTGCTTGCCACATATTGAGCTTGCTAGGTAGGCTGGATGTTTTTGAACAGGAACTCAGTGTTATCGACTATCCTGAACATACCACTCCCCAAGCGTATTATGACTTCATTGAGGAACACATCAGTCCGACAACTGGGAACGGAAATCACTTCGTTATACCTAATATTGATGTCTTGGGATTTCTAATTAATGCTGTACCATATGCAGTTGTGTTTGCCATTATTATCTCGCCATTTTGGTACCTCTATCGAGCTGACAAACGAAAGAGGGAAGAAAGAAGGCGCAGAAAGAAAAGGGGTCCTAGCTAATACTTCCATAACCAGATTTGAGTGTTATCTGCCCCCTCGATTATGCCTGAATCCTAAGGGGCGAAGGCTAGTCCACAGAGTCATCCTATTTGCAGCGATTTGCCAGGAAGTGGATTATCCTATGGAGCAATCACACGAGAGATTTTCCACCGGACTGGTGAGTCGTGGGATATCAGTACAGTTGAACATGCCGTGAAATGAAATATGAATGGCTGAATGGAAACAAATCAAGAAAGAAGAACGAATGGGGCGAACAAAATGCCCCATTTTCTGTGATTGTTCTACATCTGCTTGTCTTGACGATAAGGCAGGTTCTCGGGACCAAATAACTCCCGCGCAATGACAATTTTTTGCACATGCGACCCACCTTCTGCACCAACCGTGTATGATCGGACGCCGCGGTAGGCTGCTTCGAGTGGACACTCTTTCGTGTACCCGAAGGCACCATGCCAGGTCATAGCTGTTTCTATCGCGTCAAGACTGTCGTGTGGTCCACGGTACTTGGCAGCAGCGGTCCACTTGGCGACATCCAGTTTGGAGATACTGGGGTTGTCTTCGCGGTAGTGCTGGTCCATCATCCATGCTGCCTTGTAGGTCAATTCTCTGTCGGCTTGTAGGGCCATCCAAGAATCGACACCTTCGAACTGGATACCTTCGAAAGCTGCAAGTGGTCTACCGAACTGTTTACGCTGCTTCACGTAGTCGATGCCTAAATCGAGACAAGCCATACCACTTCCAATCGTCGTGGCGGCAATGAGTACTCTAGCGGCTGAGAAACCTTCCATGGCCATATAGAAGCCACGTCCACGCTCACCGATGATGTAGTGTTCTGGTATTTCGACATTTTCGATATTGAAACCGCCTGTGGAGACACCCATTCGCCCCATGTCCTCGAAGAGGGTTGTGGTAATACCGGGGTGAACACCATCTCCCATGTTGAGAGGCAGGATAAACGCGGTGAAAGCTTTGTGGTCGCCTTTTGGATCTTCTTTGGCGAGTGTCCAGTAGACGCCGCCGTGCTTCTCTGATTCATTCACACCACTGATGTAGACTTTCTCACCGTTGACTACGAACTTGTCGTCTTTTGGTTCGATAATGGTCTTGGTGGTGTTAACAAGGTCTGAACCGCCCGTTGGCTCAGTCGTTGCGATACCGAAGAAGAGGTCACCATCTGTAACTCTTGGGAGGATTTCGCTCTTTGCTTCGTGAGTACCATACCTGTCGAAAACGAAGGCCCATGAAGCCTCGACAAGGTACATGACTGGAAGTGCAATTGAGAGGTCTGCTCTTGCCAGCTCTTCTGCAGCTATACAGGCCATGGTCATGGACAGGTCTGAGCCGCCATAATCTTCGGAAACGGTTGGAGCCCACAGTCCCATTTCAGCCATCTTCTTGATGATGTCACGGGGAATCTCGTGTTCTCTGTCATAGTCACGCCATGCAGGTTCTACATAACGTTCTGCAAAGTCACGAACAGCTTCCCTAAACATCCTCTGCTCGTCTGTTTCTTCAAAATTCATTTTTCTCTACCTCGCTGATGCTGTGATTTGTCGGGTGAGTTGTCAGAAGTCTTGCCTTCCTTATAGATGATTCTAAAGAGGCCCTTGTCATAGAAAATCGCTGGTTAGCTGAAAATCGATGGCTCATGAGACGCTATGGGGGTATCAATGGGTGCGTTGCAGCAGCTGCCTTTATTTCGGGTAAGCAACAGGGCCAGATAGTCCGTACTCTTCCGTTATCATGCAGGCGGGTGGAGGGTATGAAAACAGATAGTGGACAACGCGCCAATACCATAGATTACAAAGAAGTAGCGGAGAGATATGATGATATTCGAAATGGGATTCCGCAACTGATGAAGGCAGTCGTTGACAATCTTTCCCCTTCTATGGGTGATTTGGTTCTTGATCTCTGCTGCGGGACGGGGATTAATACAAGGCTATTTGCCGAGCTAACAGCAGCTCAGATCATTGGATTGGATCTCTCGCGTGAGATGCTTTGCAAAGCTCGTTCTAAGTTGCCTTCTAGCTCACTTGTTCGAGGCGAGGCAAGTGCTCTTCCTTTTCGAACTGGCTGCTTCGACCATGTAATCATGACGGAAGCCATCCATCATCTCTCGAACAAGAATGCTACTTTGCAGGCAATCCTAGATATTCTAAAGGAGAATGGACAGCTGTGCATAGCTACACAGTCCCATAACCAGATTGAGAAGCGCATGACATCTCGGTTTTTTCCATCTACACTGGAAGTTGATCAAAAACGTTATCCAAAAATATTCGAACTGGAGGCCTCGCTATCTAAGGTGGGCTTTGTCGAAATAGGTGCCGCTGAGTTAACCCTCCCATCTCGTGGTCTTAACAAAGATTTCCTTGAGTGTGTGAGAAATAAGGGGTTCTCTATGCTGCACAAGATTTCTCCACAGGAATATGAGACTGGATTGCGCAAACTGAATGCTGCTATGGATGATGAGAACACACACTCACATGCCCTTGGTTACACTCTTGTATATGCAGAAAAGCCCTAGGGATTACTTACGACGCATGTAAACGACAATGGCAACAATGATGGCTACTGCTATACCAATACTAATCACGAGTATGGTAGAGAGCTGTATTTCAGCTGGCAACACGGTTGGCACTCCTGGATACCAGTGCACAAATACAATGTCAACCAAGTCATTTCCGAGGGCGGAGAACCGAAGCCGAAGGTAGCTTAACGTACCGTTCTGCTTCTCATAGCGAATCTCTTCGTATACATCCACGGTTGTTTGACCCGCAACTATCTGACCCCTGTTTATGGTGCCCCACTCATCATCTGTTTCAACCTCTGAGAGACCCGGTGTTGACTCGATTTCTGCGATCTCTCTAAGTAGGCTCCAGTTACCGACAGGCACTGACATAATGGTATATCCTGCTGTGAGTACGTGTGAATCGTTTTTCCTGCTCAGGGTGCAGTATGACCGTGGCAATTCGTCATAGGAACCAATCTCATCGGGTAGCTCTTCAAAATCAGTGAATGTGGCTATCGCTTTCTGTCCTTCTCTAAGCCCTACGATGAACGGTAGATAGCTCGCCACAAACCCTTCATTTTCCGGGTCAACAAGTTTTCTTTGGAGAACGTAGGTGAAGTTCTCCCCTGCTTCGATGCCCCATTCCAATTCGGTTGTCGCCGAGACTAAGGGAGTTAACACAACAAGCTGGGTCAACATCAAAATCAATGCCGCTCTTCGAACTTTCGAGTTGATTCTCGCCACCAACCTTCTTGAATTATGTACTATGTTCTTCTGAATTATGCCTCTCGCTTGTAAGGCTTGCGTCCATCTAGGTCACGGTTTTTCGGTTGCTCTTTCGGAAAACAACGAATCGATCATGTGCTCCAAACTGAACCGCCCCATAGTCATATCCATGTACCAAGGGGACTCCCATCCTAACTCCGCAATGATTTCAGACGATGATAATCCTTTCTCATGCAGTCTCATAGCGGTTTCTCGCACCTTATTCAAATAATCCAGTCTTTTCTGAATATGGCTCTCTGGTGTTTCGATTGGTCCAAGATGACCATCAAAGAGCACTTTCACATCCAAATCCATGATATATTCCATTGTTCGCATCATCTGTGGAATATTCTCATCAGTCATCGATATCTGCTTGTGCGAGGGAAGAGGTACTGCATCTGCTGAAAACAGCCACCCTTTCTCCTTCTCGTAGAACCCAACCATCTCTTCTCCATGACCGGGCAATTTGACTGTATCAAAGCATAGATCTCCTACTTGGAACTGAGACGGTGTGATTTGAACTTGTTTTACAGGTTCTGGTTGTCCCCACACCCATTGAAAGAATTCATTCAGATTAGGAGGATTGAGTAGTACGTCTCTCGCACGTGGAGGGGCAAATATGGTCGCCGTTTCACTAAACGCTGAACAACAACCGTAATGATCCTCGTGTCCATGTGTCACGTAAATGAAATCGATCTTTTTCCCATTGAGGAGTGAAACCAATTCATCCTTGGCATTGGCACAGCCGCAATCGATGAGAGCGTTTTCGACCTTGTAAAGACATGCCCACATCGTTCTGTTTTCGTAGCTGATGCTCCCAGTCTTGATACAAGTGACCTGTTCATTGACGATAATCTCTTCAATCATGGCTGAACTATAATTGGGCAACAGCTGAATTGTACTCTTCGGTTTTCAAGATGCGCATTGTTCTGCAGATGTCATATTTTCTGAATCTCTTGGAATAGGAGGAGCAAACCGCTTGAGCCGTTTCAAGCCCACAACCTTGTCTCTCCTTCCCATCTTTGCATCGCATAAAACCGTTTCTAGGAACTCGATAGCCTCGTCGTACTCCTTTCGCTTGATTGGGAATGGAACACCATCCTTACCACCAAAGGCGAAGGTCATCCTAACGGGATCTGCCCAGGATGGGCTCTCGCCATAAATCATCTCTGAAATCAATGAGAGCCCGCGTATGGTAGCTGGCCCAATCCCATTGATGAATAGTAGTTCTTCGTAATCTCCCGGTTGTCTCTCATATGCTTCTCGAACTGCATTCCAGTTCATGCGGTTTGGAAAGACTTTGTAGGAAGGTAGTTTTTCTCGTGGGCTATAGTCATCCAACCACGGAATGAGTGTGCTTTCTCCATAGGGTTTGATATCTTCAAAAAGGCGTTTGATTTTGATGGGCTCTTCTTGAGAAATATCCACAGAGACATCTCTGCATTTGTCGCTTTCTTTTGCTGTCATATCTAGTGCTGCTGTTTTAACAGCACCTGAAATCATTCCAGTATGGGGCTCCTCAATGAATTGCTCAGTGGTCTGAGATGTCCAATGGTACCGTCTAGCATCTCCGGAATCTCCATCCATACCCTGCTGGACAACTGTCCAATTTTCTTCCACATCAACAAAGAAAACGTGCTGATAGAGTGCATATCCATCCTGGACTGCTGCATTATCTACCTTGGCTACTGCTCTGCTTATTTCTCCGAGGCCTACTCCATCGAGGCCATAGTCTTCAAGCGCCCGAAGATGTTCAGGTGTTTTCATCGACGTTTTTCCCTTGCCACCTGCAGCGGCCATACCGTGTTCTTCAATACTCAGTACAGAACGCAACACTCCACAAGTTACGGTAGTTGAACCTGAACTATCCCAATCGTACCCTAGAACGTTTGATAATGCTTGGAAGTAAACTGGATCTGCAAGGCGTTCCAGAAGCTCAAGCGGACCATGTTCTTCTACGATGAACCTACAGATGGCCTTCGCCATAGGTTTCATGCGCTTTACAAGCCATCTAGGGGCTTTTCCCCCGTGAAGCTTCAAATCAGCTACGCCGGACCTTCTCACCAGTCACACATTCTTCATGGTCATACAAGCCAAAATAAGTTCAACAGATAGCCGAAAGTATCCTAGAGATACTCGATTTTGCATTTGACGATATTGTCTATTATACTCTTGTTAGACAGGAAGGTAGAATCTCATGGCGGCCAATACGCATATTCTTTTTATTACTTGCTTGATACTTACAGCTTGCCGGCAGCCGGTACGATTCTACTAAGAATTGACGTGATACATATGTCTGAAACTGCCCTTTGGGAACAAGCCATCGAACACAGTAAGTGGTTGGATTCAGCCCGCGAGAATGTTGAGCTGATGAAGGCTAGATTCAATGATCTGATGCTTAATGAACAAGAAGAGGAGGAATTGGCTGCCATTCAGAATGAGATTCACATCTTAGTTATTGGTACCGACCGATGCAATGATACAGCGGGGAATCTCCCAGTTTTGGCTAGAATGGCTTCGCTTTCTTCTCGAGTACATCTCCGAGTACTGGACAGTGATGATAACGCTAAGGCGCATCAGAATTACCGCGTGAACGGCAAGAGAAAGACACCTGTGGTCTTATTCCTGAACAAAGATAATCAAGAACTCTGTCGGTGGGTTGAGCGCCCCAATGCTGCTTATCGTACACTGCATGAACAAGCTGGAAGCATAGATGACAGGCGCGATTTTCTGAAGAGCTTGTATAGCGATCCCGAAATCCTACGCCAAAGTTTGAGTGAATTAATGCCTCTTCTTATTCGTTCCGACTATTTATTGCAGGTGTAACAATGACAAATCCTGCAAAAGCGGACTGGGAAGACGACAATGAGATTAAAGAACTGGTGGAGCTATATAGTGACCGATATGGCCAAGCATTCTGGGAACCATTTCTAGAATTGGTCGGTGATTCGCCACGTCGAACAATCGCCGATTTTGGTTGCGGACCGGGGCTGTTCTTGGCTGATGCCGCAAAGAAATTTCAAGCCGAAGAGATATACGGGCTCGATGAGAGCTCTCGTATGCTTCAGACGGCTACTTTGGTTCTTACAGGCGAAGTTGACGTCGAGAAGATATCACTTAGACAATTGGATTTCGATTTCCAGAAGATAGAGATTCAGTCAAGAAGTATAGAGTTGGCTTTTTCAGGCTACTTGCTTCACGAGCTAATGAATCCCCTGAATCTCCTAGAACAGATAGTCAAGGTCTTGGATGAAAATGGTTTGTATGCGGTATACGATTTCATTTCTGGTGATGAACAGGCTTTTGTTAATCGAATGACGAATCTTGGATGGTCAGAGAAACGAGCTCATGAGAAATATCCTAGTATGTGTAAACACTCCCTTGAAGATTTGAAGCATCTCCTTCAAGATGCTGGATTCACAATCCTTGGTTCCAAAACGATTAACAATGTTCTAGGAATTATTATAGGGGAAAGAGAAAAGTCGTAGGTCAGTGAGCTTTGGATGGATGAAGAAGAAAAACAGAAGAAAAAGTGTGCTGATGATGGCCTGAAGTGCCCTCGTTGTGGCAGCGGTAATATCTACCGAATTCTTGAAGATATCAGTCGAATGAAAGAGGCCCAAGTGTTCAAATGCGGTTCCTGCGATAAGAAATTCTATAAACGTCATGTGGAGGATTATAGTCCTACGTACTGATGGAGGGGGGATTCTTGCTTACGCGAAGGCAGCTGCTGAAATATCCGTTCTCGCGGGAGGCTCGTCAAGCTACACAGGATTTTGCTCGCGATGTTCGGGCACTAATTGAATTCGTGTCTTCCGAAGAGAACGAGTATCTCGTTGAAGAAGCAGAGAAAAGGGTAGCTGCGGAGCTCAAGGGCAATCAGATTGAACTCCCTGATTATGGTGATTCTCGAGATATATTGATCTATCCGACTGCAAGATTGATTGTTGAGAAAATAAATCATTCTCGGTTGAAACAATATCAAGCAGAAGCTGAATCAAAGGCTGTTAACAGACACCTAGGGTCTGAGAAAAATGGCGTTGTTCTGCACCTCGCTGATTCTTCTTTTAACTGGTCCATCAGATCCCTTGGTGAGATTGCGAACCGTGCGCAACTTCCTTTAGCCCTTCGCACTTTCGATTTCAAGATGCGCCTCGAAGATTTTCTTGAAGTTGCCCCGTCCTTTCATCAGGCTGTGTGGAAGCTGATAAACCGCTATGTTGATGAGGGCTGGGTATTTGTAAAACGGTCAGAACTGGATCGATTGATGTCTGGAAAGGCCAAGCAGCTTATTCTTGAAAGTAGTCTTGATGTTCCAACTCTCCCTCAACGTTTGACGGAGGCGGTACAACGAATTGAATCCCAGCTACGTGGACGAATCAAAAAAAGCGACCCAGTTGAGATCACGGGTGACATCACTGCTGCTTTTCCACCGTGTATTGCTCGTATGTATGATGATTCAACCCAAGGAAAGAACCTTGCCCATGATGCAAGGTTTGCACTCGCATCTTTCCTGCTGAAAATAGGCATGAGCAAGGAGGAAGTGATCGGTGTATTCAAGGCTGCTCCTGATTTTGCTAGAGGCCTTGCTGAGTATCAAGTTGGTCAAATAGCCTCGAAATCGGGTGGGGAGGGATATACACCTCCTGGTTGCAAGAAACTACAGGGTAGCAGCTTGTGTCCGGTGTATCTTGGAGAAGCATGGGATCCACTCTGTGAATATATTCTACATCCATTATCGTTCTATCAGACTAGAGCGTGGGAAGTATCGAACGATGTTGAATCACACGATTGGTACGCACAGAAGAAGCAGAAGAAACAGACCTTCTAATCTCAGGAAATCCGTCTCTTTATTTTTTACAGTTATTCTCGCGTGAATAGTAGTAGAGATACTGCTGTGCATATCCTGCATACTCGCCGAAGTACTCTCTTGCTGCTGTAGATTTCTTTGCATATGAGGTACCTTCTTCTGTGAAGAGGCTATAATGCTCTTGGATTACTCTTTCAATCCACACGTCCATGGGAAATGCTTCAAGGAACCCAAGTGAGAACAGAAGCACACAATCTGCTACCTTGTTTCCAACCCCATGCAATTTCTTGAGGGTTCGGTGGGCTTCTTCGTACGGCATCTCCAGCAAGATATCAGGGTCAATATGACCTTCTAGAATCGAGCGTGTAGATCTTGCAATGAACTCACTTCGCCAGGCAAGACCCAAATCTTTCAAGGAGTCGATTTCTACGGTTGCGAGCTTTTGAGGGCTTGGCATCCCGTAAACCTGTTCTCCTCTGATTTCATATTTTGGACCATACTTTTGACGAATTGATGCTACAAGACCTTGGATACAAGGAATACTCTTCCAGATTGAACAGAGAAACGAGATAAGACAGGGAAAGAATGGATCTCTTACAATTCGTAACCCTCGTGCAAACTGCATACTTTCCTTTAGGAATGAATCACTAGGAAGACTATCCCAGATTTGACCAATCGGGTGTCTCAGCCCGAGCATTTCTCTCAATGGAACATCTGTATCTGTCGATTCATAGAACAGGGAATCGCCTTGCTGTTCGACATATACGACCTGTCCAACATCTGCGTTGAGGTACCCCTTGTCAAACTTGGTCCAACAAAACGTTTGTCCACATTCAATTGTAGCTCGGAGTGAAAAATCGGGGGTTCGAATTTCTTTCATAAACACCAGTGAAATGTGGATTATGAGATGAGTCTTTTGCTATCGGGTCTTTCCGGTAGATTCTAATCTCGGCTATAAGCTCGATACTTCAACATGCCAAATACACCAACCAGGACAGTAATGGTGACAACCGATACTGGCGATACAATAACTATCCAATGAGATCGTGGATCCCAATCTATTCCATCTGGAATTCCATCGCCATCTGTATCGCTATTGGTTGGAGACATGCATGATTCCACCTCATAGGCATCACCCCAGCCATCATTGTCTGAATCCGCAGAAAGAGGATCTATCTGGTTTATTATTTCGAAAAGATCAGTGAGACTGTCTCCATCCGTATCTTGAGATAATGGGTTGAGTCCATACGAGACTTCGAATCCATCCCCAAGGCCATCTCCATCGCTATCCTCCTTTGTGGGATTCGTATTGTATGTGTTTACTTCTTCGAAGTCATGGAGACCATCCGCATCAGTATCTTCTTTTGTTGCGTCTGTTCCAAGCACGCCTTCCAATCCGTCCGATAAACCATCCTCATCAGTGTCATTAGCCGTTAGGCTCGAGCCCCACTCGTATTCCTGTGAGTCTGATGCTCCATCTCCGTCCGTATCGTTCAAACAGGGGTTAGTTCCAATACTAATCTCAAATTGATCCTCTAAACCGTCAAAGTCGCTATCACGAAGGAATATCTCGGTACCTAGTTGCGATTCTTCAGCATCAGCAATCCCGTCTCCATCGCAGTCGTTTCTAAGAGTTGTATTGATTTGACAATTGGTTGCATTCGTATCGAGATTCTCTACTTCAACTGCATAGAAGCCCTTGGATGATGATCTATACCGCAGTTTGATTAGTCCATCATTCTCGGTTCGCTGATAGACTGTTTGTTCTCCATCTATGTCTTCTATTGATGCCCTGATACTACAACTGGTATTGCAGGAAATCGTCACGTTCAGATAACCTGTGATTGTTATGAAAACGTCAGCTTCCAAGACCTCTCCGCCGCTTAGAGTTTCGTTTCTATGAAAGACTGGGTTTTCACCTTCGCCCAGAGCACCCATGTAGCATAATACTGCAGATGCAGATGCAACGGTTTCTGCAGTTTTTTCATAGCCATAATCTACATCGTTCCATACATCTTCTTCTGTCCCGCTCGAGCTATCCGGCCAATAGCCTTGGGAAACATGAACAGCCGGTCTTCCGACTCTCCACATTTCCTGAGCGAATGAAACGTCTGCTGGACCTATGTTAGGCACCTCAATGAGTCTACCGTTACCATAACTGGATGCTTGACTAAGCATCATATCTGGTATCCATTCTATGTCTTGGTATATGCTGTTAACTGAAGAGATACGAAGAGCTATTTTGCTAGCGAAAAGGTATTGCGGATGATCAAAGAGTAACCTGTCAAAATTCAACGCGTTAATCGTGTGAACATCTTTTTCATCTAGCCATGATACGAATTCTCTGCTACCGGGGTCGTAGTCCAGATTGCTATGATAACCATTTACCAAGACGTAATAGATGTCGAAAGGAAATGTGAAGTTACTGAGTAGAGAGGCCATCTGCAAAACGGCTGCTACACTTGCACCCATATCGTTGGCTCCTGGATTGCTACCTGAATCGATAACGCCAGTAATGAGAAAAGTTGGTCTGGTACTCTCATTCGTCCCATTTTTCACTGCAATCAAGTGTTGATACTCTGTGACTTGTCGAAATACGAGTCCATTTCCTGTTACATTGAACAATGTGTCATTAGCCCATGACCAAGCGTCAACCAGATTTGTCGATGGTGTCATATTCTCTTGATGCCAAATCCTGCTGGGGTAGACCTCTGAAATTGTCTTGGTGAGGTTTCGAATCACATTGACCGAATCGATGTCCCATATATTCTCCCATCTTTCTGCTACATCCATGAAATCTCCGGAGTTTGCGGTTTCGTGCCTGTTCCGAGCTGAAGAAAACAGCATCCCTTTTTCAGAAGCTGGCGAGAAAGCCATGGAGATTAGAATTTGAGATGATACTAGAATAGCCGCCACTACGATTAGTTTTCTGCATTTCTGTGATTTTCTAGCAATGCAATGCTTCATGTTGTTTATTCCTTCATTTGAGGAGCCTGGTTTCCAAGCTTTATCACTGATTCAGTAAGTGGTTTTGGTAAGTGCTGTTCGTGTCTTTTGTACCAGATTCACTATTTTGTGAAATGCAATATACTAGTCTGGCTCTCAATACGATGATGAAACCGAGTTATAGTTATAGTTTACGACCTCCGCCTTCTGACTCATCCGGATAATGGATGATGTCGAATAGGCCTACTATTACTGGACACAATTTGCTTCAGTAGCAACCTTAAATATCGTGGGTGTCGTTCTGCAAAATCGAGTGAGGTCTCCCTTGGATATCGATAATGACGTAGCAGTACGCTGCAAGGATGTACATAGACAGTTTCAAGACGGTACTCGAATTATTCGTGTGCTTAGAGGAACCGACTTAGAAGTGCACAAGGGCGAGTTCATAGCAATCGTTGGTGCTTCCGGTTCAGGCAAAACAACTCTTCTGAATCTTATAGGCGGACTTGATAAGCCCACTAGCGGAGAAATCATCGTCAATGGAACCGATATTACCAGACTTAACGATGATGAACTGTCTGAAATACGACGTCGGAATATTGGAGTGCTTTTCCAAGATCAATACTTGCTGGCTATATTC from Candidatus Lokiarchaeota archaeon harbors:
- a CDS encoding acyl-CoA dehydrogenase translates to MNFEETDEQRMFREAVRDFAERYVEPAWRDYDREHEIPRDIIKKMAEMGLWAPTVSEDYGGSDLSMTMACIAAEELARADLSIALPVMYLVEASWAFVFDRYGTHEAKSEILPRVTDGDLFFGIATTEPTGGSDLVNTTKTIIEPKDDKFVVNGEKVYISGVNESEKHGGVYWTLAKEDPKGDHKAFTAFILPLNMGDGVHPGITTTLFEDMGRMGVSTGGFNIENVEIPEHYIIGERGRGFYMAMEGFSAARVLIAATTIGSGMACLDLGIDYVKQRKQFGRPLAAFEGIQFEGVDSWMALQADRELTYKAAWMMDQHYREDNPSISKLDVAKWTAAAKYRGPHDSLDAIETAMTWHGAFGYTKECPLEAAYRGVRSYTVGAEGGSHVQKIVIARELFGPENLPYRQDKQM
- a CDS encoding methyltransferase domain-containing protein — translated: MRRYGGINGCVAAAAFISGKQQGQIVRTLPLSCRRVEGMKTDSGQRANTIDYKEVAERYDDIRNGIPQLMKAVVDNLSPSMGDLVLDLCCGTGINTRLFAELTAAQIIGLDLSREMLCKARSKLPSSSLVRGEASALPFRTGCFDHVIMTEAIHHLSNKNATLQAILDILKENGQLCIATQSHNQIEKRMTSRFFPSTLEVDQKRYPKIFELEASLSKVGFVEIGAAELTLPSRGLNKDFLECVRNKGFSMLHKISPQEYETGLRKLNAAMDDENTHSHALGYTLVYAEKP
- a CDS encoding MBL fold metallo-hydrolase; its protein translation is MPNYSSAMIEEIIVNEQVTCIKTGSISYENRTMWACLYKVENALIDCGCANAKDELVSLLNGKKIDFIYVTHGHEDHYGCCSAFSETATIFAPPRARDVLLNPPNLNEFFQWVWGQPEPVKQVQITPSQFQVGDLCFDTVKLPGHGEEMVGFYEKEKGWLFSADAVPLPSHKQISMTDENIPQMMRTMEYIMDLDVKVLFDGHLGPIETPESHIQKRLDYLNKVRETAMRLHEKGLSSSEIIAELGWESPWYMDMTMGRFSLEHMIDSLFSERATEKP
- a CDS encoding DUF763 domain-containing protein translates to MVRRSGVADLKLHGGKAPRWLVKRMKPMAKAICRFIVEEHGPLELLERLADPVYFQALSNVLGYDWDSSGSTTVTCGVLRSVLSIEEHGMAAAGGKGKTSMKTPEHLRALEDYGLDGVGLGEISRAVAKVDNAAVQDGYALYQHVFFVDVEENWTVVQQGMDGDSGDARRYHWTSQTTEQFIEEPHTGMISGAVKTAALDMTAKESDKCRDVSVDISQEEPIKIKRLFEDIKPYGESTLIPWLDDYSPREKLPSYKVFPNRMNWNAVREAYERQPGDYEELLFINGIGPATIRGLSLISEMIYGESPSWADPVRMTFAFGGKDGVPFPIKRKEYDEAIEFLETVLCDAKMGRRDKVVGLKRLKRFAPPIPRDSENMTSAEQCAS
- a CDS encoding methyltransferase domain-containing protein, with amino-acid sequence MTNPAKADWEDDNEIKELVELYSDRYGQAFWEPFLELVGDSPRRTIADFGCGPGLFLADAAKKFQAEEIYGLDESSRMLQTATLVLTGEVDVEKISLRQLDFDFQKIEIQSRSIELAFSGYLLHELMNPLNLLEQIVKVLDENGLYAVYDFISGDEQAFVNRMTNLGWSEKRAHEKYPSMCKHSLEDLKHLLQDAGFTILGSKTINNVLGIIIGEREKS